GGTAGATGAATTGGAGAAAGCAATTGCCCAAACCTTCTTTACGGGTGAGATAGACAGCGGAGACTTAACCTATGTATCAAACGTTCGCCATATTCAATTGTTGAAGCAAGCCAAGCAAGCATTAGCAGACGCTGAAGCAAGCTTAGAAATGGCAATGCCACTTGATATCATCCAAATAGATATTACCCGGACTTGGGAATTACTAGGCGAAATAATCGGCGATACAGCAAGCGACAGCCTAATCGACCAACTATTCTCCCAATTTTGCTTAGGGAAATAGAAAAGTGGGGGCGCCCGTTTATTGGCGTATGACCTGGAGGGGTCTGTATGAGATAAAGGAAACACGGAGAGTGTAACGAACCGATGTTGACTTATCGCAAGGAAGAGCCTGAAGGTAATTAGCCAATGGGAGCCACAGCTGGACATAAGAAAAGCGGAGGTGCCTGGTTAGAAGCGGACGCATAAGCAAGGGACCGATTTGGAAATTAATGAATTATGTTTATATAGGAAAGGATGAAAAATATGGCTTATAATGCAGGCCGTTATGATGTTATTGTAATTGGAGCAGGCCATGCAGGAGTTGAGGCTGGTATGGCAGCTGCAAGAATGGGCGCAAAAACTTTAATGCTGACACTCAATTTAGATATGATTGCCTTTATGCCTTGTAATCCATCACTTGGCGGACCGGCAAAAGGGATTGTAGTTCGTGAAATTGACGCACTTGGTGGAGCGATGGCCAAAGTTATTGATAAAACCCATATCCAAATGCGGATGTTAAATACGGGAAAAGGCCCGGCGGTTCAAGCTCTTCGGGCACAGGCTGATAAACCCTTATATATCAGAGAAATGAAAGATATGCTTGAAAATGAAAAGAACTTAACATTAAGACAAGGCATGGTAGAAAGACTAATCGTGGAAGACGGGGTATGTAAGGGTGTTTTGACTGAAACAAAGGCAGCATATCGTGCTGAAACGGTTATTATTACTACTGGGACATTTATGCGTGGAAAAGTTTTAATGGGTGATTTGGAATATGAGAGTGGTCCAAACAATCAGCGTGTATCGGTTAAACTTTCTGAGCATCTAGAGGAACTCGGCTTTGAATTAACACGTTTTAAAACGGGTACACCACCACGGGTTAATAGTCATACGATTGATTATTCAAAAACAGAAATTCAGCCTGGCGATGATCGTCCGCAAGCATTTTCGTACGAAACAACTGAATATATTACCGATCAGATACCTTGTTGGTTAACATATACAAATGAATTTACCCATCAAATTATTAATGACAATTTAAACTTATCTGCGATGTATTCAGGCATGAAACGAGGAACTGGACCACGGTATTGCCCATCAATAGAAGACAAAATTGTCCGCTTTAACGATAAACCTCGTCATCAGGTATTTTTAGAACCTGAAGGAAGGCACACAGAGGAAGTATACGTGCAAGGATTATCAACATCATTACCTGAGTATGTTCAACACGAGATGATTAAAACAGTTCCTGGATTGGAAAAAGCAGAAATCATGCGGGCAGGCTATGCAATTGAATATGATGCGGTAGTTCCCACACAGCTTTGGCCCACACTTGAAACAAAAAAAATCCCTGGTCTATACACTGCTGGACAAATTAACGGAACATCTGGATATGAGGAAGCGGCTGCACAGGGAATCATGGCAGGAATTAACGCTGCAGCAAAAGTTCTTGGACGGGATTCGCTAATTCTTGATAGATCAACTGCATATATTGGTGTACTAATTGATGATTTAGTAACAAAGGGAACAAACGAACCATATCGTTTATTGACTTCAAGAGCAGAATACCGACTATTGTTACGCCATGACAATGCGGATTTTCGTTTAACTGAAGTTGGCTATAAGCTTGGGTTAATTTCCGAAGAACGATACAATAAATTTTTAGAGAAAAAGGCATTGGTTGAAGAAGAGAAGAAACGTCTCGCCAAAATCACAATAAAACCTGAAGAACATATTCAGGCTTTATTGGAAACTGTTCAGGCAACTCCTTTAAAAGAGCCATTGAAAGCTATCGATTTATTAAAACGACCTGAAGTTTCCTATGAATTACTTGAACAAATGGTTCCTTTTGAAAAAGAATTACCATATGAAGTTAAAGATCAGGTAGCAATTCAGGTTCAATATGAAGGTTATATTAAAAAGGCAATTGATCAGGTGGATCGGATGCTTAAAATGGAAGATAAAAAAGTACCTGAAGACATTGACTATGATGATATTAATGGTATTGCTTCAGAAGCAAAAGAAAAGCTAAAGAAGATACGGCCTTTATCGGTGGGTCAGGCATCAAGAATTTCTGGAGTTAATCCATCAGATGTATCTATTTTGCTTGTATATATTGAACAGGGAAAAATTGCGCGCATAGCCAATTAATGAGTTAGGAGAGCCAAATTATGAACCCGGATTTATTTGTGCAAGAACTAAAACAAAAAGGTATTATATTGAATGAAAAACAAATAAAACAGTTTGACATTTATTTTCACACACTTGTGGAGTGGAATAAGAAAATGAACCTTACAGCAATTACCGAGCAATCGGATGTTTATTTGAAACATTTCTATGATTCTATAACTGCAGCTTTCCATTTTGATTTCTCAAAAGAGGTGCATATTTGCGATGTGGGGGCTGGTGCTGGGTTCCCAAGCATCCCACTGAAAATATGTTTTCCTCACATACATGTAACGATTGTAGATTCCTTACAGAAACGGATTGTGTTCCTAAATCAGTTGGCGGCAGATTTAGGCATAGATCATGTAGCTTTTTATCACGATCGGGCTGAAAGTTTCGGTAAAAACACTGAATTCCGCGAGTCTTATGATATTGTTACAGCACGTGCAGTTGCACGAATGAGTGTGTTAAGTGAGCTTTGTTTGCCTTTAACAAAGAAAAATGGATTATTTATCGCCATGAAAGCAGCCCAAACCTCGGAGGAACTAAGGGATGCGGAAACAGCAATTGAAGTATTAGGCGGAAAGTTACGTGCTGTCCATACTTTTGAATTGCCTGAAGAAGACAGTGAGCGTTCAATAATCATGGTTGAAAAGAAACGCAAAACACCAAATAAGTATCCAAGAAAAGCCGGAGTTCCAAATAAAAGTCCAATCATGTAGAGTCAAGTAAATATATTTATGCTTATAGGTAACTTTTTAAAATAAATATGGTAAAATAGGAGCAGAGTTATGAAATTTGCGCAGCGGTTTAAACTGCAGCGTTTTTCTATTTCTTTGCCATATTATACATATGGAAAAATGAATGATAGCAACTTAGACTCGTTACAAAATCTAGGAAACTAATAAATTGTTTCACGTGAAACAATTGCCATATTTACGGATTAAGTGATTTTTATAACAAGTTTTTATGAATAAGGTGGTGTCTGATCATGGTACGTCCTTTCAACCGAATTTTCGGGTTAGGAGATAAATCAGATTCTCAAACAGAAGAAGAAGAAGTCTATCATCCTAATGAAGTGGTTCAACTTGCTGTATCTAAGATTGTACCGAATCGCTTTCAACCAAGGTCCATATTTAGTGAAGAAAAAATTGCCGAATTAGCACAGACAATTAAAACCCATGGAATGATTCAGCCAATTGTTGTTCGAAAGCTGGACAAGGATGAATATGAATTAATTGCTGGGGAACGCAGGTGGCGTGCGGTACAAACATTAGGATGGGAAAATACCCCCGTAATTGTACAGGACATGACCGACACAGAGACTGCCTCTGTAGCATTAATTGAAAACCTTCAGCGGGAAGAGTTAACGGTTGTTGAAGAAGCACGTGCATATGCCAGACTAATTGAATTACACTCCATTACACAGGAAGCACTCGCGCAGCGCTTAGGGAAAAGTCAGTCAACAATTGCAAATAAACTAAGGTTGTTAAAACTGGATGATGCTGTTCAGCAGGCATTATTAAATAAGTCTATTACAGAACGTCATGCAAGAGCATTGATAAAAGTAAAGGATTTAGAGAAACAGTCTACACTGTTAAATGAAATCATTGAACATGACCTTAATGTTAAACAAACAGAAGAAAGAATAGACAAAATAGAAAATAAAAAGGAAGAACCAAAAAAGAAGAAGCCGAAGTTAAAGGGCGTAAATAAAGATATGAGAATTGCAGTCAATACAATTAGACAATCATTATCCATGGTGACCGATACTGGAATTGATGTTGAAACTGATGAAAAGGATTTAGATGAATATTATCAATTTACAATTAAAATCCCAAAGAGTAAATAATCAGGAATGATAGGACTTACATCTTCACCCCATCTTTATATCACAGATGGGTTTTTTTCAGGCAACTTTTGCAGATAATTAATTGTTAATCGATTCACGTTACGTTTTTCTAACAATATCAGACATTTTTAAACATACTAGCAAAAAAATGATAGAATTAGAATATAGAATGATAGGTAGGTGACAGCATGGGTAAAATAATCGCCATGGCAAATCAAAAGGGTGGCGTAGGAAAGACGACTTCAGCCGTCAATTTGGGTGCATGTCTTGCGTACTTAGAGAAAAAAGTATTACTAGTAGATATTGACCCACAGGGGAATGCAACTAGCGGAGTTGGTGTTAATAAAGCTGATGTAAGTCAATGCATTTACAATATATTAGTAGAAGACGTTCCAGCTAAGGACGTTATTACGCAATCAAGTGTGCCGAATCTGGATATCATCCCTGCTACGATTCAGCTTGCAGGTGCGGAAATTGAATTAGTACCAACTATCTCGCGTGAAATTCGCTTAAAAAAGTCATTAGAAATGGTTAAAGAAGATTATGATTATATAATTATTGATTGTCCGCCTTCACTAGGGTTATTGACAATCAATTCTCTTACATCTTCTGATACAGTATTAATACCCGTTCAATGTGAATATTACGCATTGGAAGGTTTGAGTCAACTATTAAATACCATTCGATTAGTTCAAAAACATTTGAACAAAGATTTAATGATCGAAGGGGTATTGCTTACGATGCTTGATGCACGTACAAACCTGGGAATTCAGGTAATTGAAGAAGTGAAGAAATACTTTCAAGATAAAGTATACAAATCAATTATTCCAAGAAATGTACGTTTGGGTGAAGCACCAAGTCATGGTCAGCCGATTATCACGTATGACCCAAAATCAAGGGGTGCTGAGGTTTATCTTGAATTAGCGAAGGAAGTGATGGCCAGTGGCGAAAGGGTTAGGTAAAGGAATTAATGCACTTTTCCCAGAAGTTGGTGACAAGGAAGAAACTGTCCAAGATATTGAAATTAGGGATTGCAGACCCAATCCTTATCAGCCTAGAAAAACATTTCATGCTGATGCCATTGAAGAATTAAAGGATTCTATTCTTGAATATGGCATTATTCAGCCGTTAATTGCTCGAAAAAGCATTAAGGGATATGAAATAGTTGTTGGTGAACGCCGGTTTCGTGCGGCAAAAGAAGCGGGACTTGAGAAGGTTCCTGTTGTTGTCAAAGATCTTTCTGATGAAAAAATGATGGAAATTGCGTTATTGGAGAATCTGCAGCGTGAAGACCTAACACCAATAGAAGAAGCACAGGCTTATTCCAATTTAATTAGAGAATTAAATATAACACAAGATGAATTATCCAAACGCCTTGGTAAAAGCAGATCACATATAGCAAATTTAGTGCGATTGCTTTCTTTGCCGGATCAAATAATTGCTTATATCAATAATGGTGAACTTTCTATGGGCCATGGTCGTGCGTTATTGGGTATCAAAGATAAAACTAAAATAGTGCCTTTTGTAAAACGGATTTTGAAAGAGAAGTTAAATGTCCGTCAGGTAGAACAATTGATCATTGAAATGAATAAGAAACCTGTTAAAAAGAAGGAAAAGCCAAAAATGGACATCTTTCTCCAGGAGCGAGAATCTATCTTAAGAGATAGATTAGGTACCTCGGTTACCATTCAACGTGGTAAACGCAAAGGTAAAATTGAAATTGACTTTTTCTCAAATGATGATTTAGACCGCATTATTGAAGCGTTAAATTCATAAGATCAATTTCATATAATGGGAAGTACCCTTTTTTATTTCCGTTTATAATAGATATGAGAGACTGACGAATTTATAGCATTTATGTGCTAAGTCGGTCTTTTTTAATATGTAAGAAGATCGGCTTTTATCGTTAATGTACAAGTTCTTGACGACTAATGAAGCTTTTTAACCAAGGTTTGTTTTTCTACTATTCGAAAAGGGATGGATATAAGATGATATATTTCGACCAGGCTGCATCTTCTTTTCCCAAGCCAAAGGCGGTTGCTGAAGCAATGGTATATGCAGTTAATTCTGTTGCGGCGAATCCAGGCAGGAGCGGGCATGCCCTTGCCAGACAAGCATCAAAGATAATAACTAGTACACGGGTGAAAACAGCGGAATTGTTTGGTTGCAGTAATCCAAAACAAGTATTATTCTACCAAAATGCTACTGTAGGTTTAAATCAGGCTATAAAGGGATTGACATGGCATAAAGGTGATCATGTCATTGCATCTGCTTATGAGCATAATTCAATCCGAAGACCACTAGAACACATAAAAAACAAGCACGGTGTTGAAGTAACATATATAGATACACCGGAGGAAGCAGGGGAGGAGTCCTTTATTTCAGCTGTTAATGCTGCTATTAAGGATAACACACGGTTAATTGCCTTGACACATGCCTCAAATGTAACTGGACGCATTTTTCCGATAGATGATGTCATTACAATAGCTAAGAAAAATAAAATATATACACTAATCGATGCTTCACAAACAGCTGGACATATCCAAATTGATATGAAAAAACAGGGTATTGATATGCTGGTCTTTCCGGGTCACAAAGGTATAATGGGACCTCAAGGTATGGGTGTATTGCTTGTAGAAGGATCAATCGGCTTAGTTCCGATCCATCATGGTGGGACAGGTTCCTTTTCATCCTCACCTAATCAACCGGATTCTTGGCCAGAACTACTTGAAAGTGGAACACTAAACACACCAGGGATTGCAGGGTTTCATGCCGCACTATCTGAATACGAGAATCGAAAACATGAAATTGTTCCACGTGAAACAATT
This Virgibacillus phasianinus DNA region includes the following protein-coding sequences:
- the mnmG gene encoding tRNA uridine-5-carboxymethylaminomethyl(34) synthesis enzyme MnmG, coding for MAYNAGRYDVIVIGAGHAGVEAGMAAARMGAKTLMLTLNLDMIAFMPCNPSLGGPAKGIVVREIDALGGAMAKVIDKTHIQMRMLNTGKGPAVQALRAQADKPLYIREMKDMLENEKNLTLRQGMVERLIVEDGVCKGVLTETKAAYRAETVIITTGTFMRGKVLMGDLEYESGPNNQRVSVKLSEHLEELGFELTRFKTGTPPRVNSHTIDYSKTEIQPGDDRPQAFSYETTEYITDQIPCWLTYTNEFTHQIINDNLNLSAMYSGMKRGTGPRYCPSIEDKIVRFNDKPRHQVFLEPEGRHTEEVYVQGLSTSLPEYVQHEMIKTVPGLEKAEIMRAGYAIEYDAVVPTQLWPTLETKKIPGLYTAGQINGTSGYEEAAAQGIMAGINAAAKVLGRDSLILDRSTAYIGVLIDDLVTKGTNEPYRLLTSRAEYRLLLRHDNADFRLTEVGYKLGLISEERYNKFLEKKALVEEEKKRLAKITIKPEEHIQALLETVQATPLKEPLKAIDLLKRPEVSYELLEQMVPFEKELPYEVKDQVAIQVQYEGYIKKAIDQVDRMLKMEDKKVPEDIDYDDINGIASEAKEKLKKIRPLSVGQASRISGVNPSDVSILLVYIEQGKIARIAN
- a CDS encoding aminotransferase class V-fold PLP-dependent enzyme, which codes for MIYFDQAASSFPKPKAVAEAMVYAVNSVAANPGRSGHALARQASKIITSTRVKTAELFGCSNPKQVLFYQNATVGLNQAIKGLTWHKGDHVIASAYEHNSIRRPLEHIKNKHGVEVTYIDTPEEAGEESFISAVNAAIKDNTRLIALTHASNVTGRIFPIDDVITIAKKNKIYTLIDASQTAGHIQIDMKKQGIDMLVFPGHKGIMGPQGMGVLLVEGSIGLVPIHHGGTGSFSSSPNQPDSWPELLESGTLNTPGIAGFHAALSEYENRKHEIVPRETILANRLVEALEKIDGVICYGPNSNSFRMPIAAFNIAGIPSQEVSMVLDSHYNIAVRAGLHCSPLTHESLHTNKQGIVRASLGIYNTSDEIDEFINAIKEITAAYREVEL
- a CDS encoding ParB/RepB/Spo0J family partition protein; amino-acid sequence: MAKGLGKGINALFPEVGDKEETVQDIEIRDCRPNPYQPRKTFHADAIEELKDSILEYGIIQPLIARKSIKGYEIVVGERRFRAAKEAGLEKVPVVVKDLSDEKMMEIALLENLQREDLTPIEEAQAYSNLIRELNITQDELSKRLGKSRSHIANLVRLLSLPDQIIAYINNGELSMGHGRALLGIKDKTKIVPFVKRILKEKLNVRQVEQLIIEMNKKPVKKKEKPKMDIFLQERESILRDRLGTSVTIQRGKRKGKIEIDFFSNDDLDRIIEALNS
- the noc gene encoding nucleoid occlusion protein; amino-acid sequence: MVRPFNRIFGLGDKSDSQTEEEEVYHPNEVVQLAVSKIVPNRFQPRSIFSEEKIAELAQTIKTHGMIQPIVVRKLDKDEYELIAGERRWRAVQTLGWENTPVIVQDMTDTETASVALIENLQREELTVVEEARAYARLIELHSITQEALAQRLGKSQSTIANKLRLLKLDDAVQQALLNKSITERHARALIKVKDLEKQSTLLNEIIEHDLNVKQTEERIDKIENKKEEPKKKKPKLKGVNKDMRIAVNTIRQSLSMVTDTGIDVETDEKDLDEYYQFTIKIPKSK
- a CDS encoding ParA family protein, with protein sequence MGKIIAMANQKGGVGKTTSAVNLGACLAYLEKKVLLVDIDPQGNATSGVGVNKADVSQCIYNILVEDVPAKDVITQSSVPNLDIIPATIQLAGAEIELVPTISREIRLKKSLEMVKEDYDYIIIDCPPSLGLLTINSLTSSDTVLIPVQCEYYALEGLSQLLNTIRLVQKHLNKDLMIEGVLLTMLDARTNLGIQVIEEVKKYFQDKVYKSIIPRNVRLGEAPSHGQPIITYDPKSRGAEVYLELAKEVMASGERVR
- the rsmG gene encoding 16S rRNA (guanine(527)-N(7))-methyltransferase RsmG, producing the protein MNPDLFVQELKQKGIILNEKQIKQFDIYFHTLVEWNKKMNLTAITEQSDVYLKHFYDSITAAFHFDFSKEVHICDVGAGAGFPSIPLKICFPHIHVTIVDSLQKRIVFLNQLAADLGIDHVAFYHDRAESFGKNTEFRESYDIVTARAVARMSVLSELCLPLTKKNGLFIAMKAAQTSEELRDAETAIEVLGGKLRAVHTFELPEEDSERSIIMVEKKRKTPNKYPRKAGVPNKSPIM